In Candidatus Sulfotelmatobacter sp., the following proteins share a genomic window:
- a CDS encoding HD domain-containing phosphohydrolase, translating into MTEPTGAESPRDLDAARETAFGLEVVFRLHGLLRAARLYAPTHQTFQRHLDEMIAVVESGDEDETSLAGMGEMFYVNGARIRPQASQYPLFQSLLSEFESRALGAIRFMKGVTQDEVRTFVQLFTSARTAEQFEQMPEAVAEAGVLHIVPVRMRDLRTSQLTPVEDQPLDRSERARARQNFWRAVVGTRSILLRASQTGRPALRQAKRVVQPIVDSIMKNEYSIMGLAALRSHDEYTFAHCVNVSVLSVRMGQVLGLSRAALANLGVAALLHDLGKLAIATDVLQKPGQLNDAEWDQVHRHPLVGVLMISRMPGLSPLTLEAMRVSLQHHMNVDHTGYPGLERPAALATFSRIVAVADFFDAITAHRAYRARPYTGFEALRHMMGPDRTHFDPAVLWALVQGIGLYPAGSVLRTRSGHLAISTAPNPRDLRRPVCRILARPNGESLLDRTETWNPMPPEESVAHVLEPGEHPFDVNELLAA; encoded by the coding sequence ATGACTGAGCCGACGGGCGCTGAATCCCCGCGCGATCTCGACGCCGCCCGCGAGACCGCCTTCGGCCTGGAAGTGGTGTTCAGGCTGCACGGGCTGCTGCGCGCCGCTCGTCTGTACGCACCCACCCACCAGACCTTCCAGCGCCATCTCGACGAGATGATCGCCGTCGTCGAGTCGGGCGACGAAGACGAGACTTCACTCGCCGGCATGGGCGAGATGTTCTACGTCAACGGGGCCCGCATTCGGCCTCAGGCATCGCAGTATCCTCTGTTTCAGAGCCTGCTCTCGGAGTTCGAGTCCCGGGCCCTGGGCGCGATTCGGTTCATGAAGGGAGTCACCCAGGACGAGGTGAGGACGTTCGTCCAGCTCTTCACTTCGGCCCGAACCGCTGAGCAGTTCGAGCAGATGCCGGAGGCGGTCGCCGAGGCCGGGGTACTCCACATCGTGCCGGTGCGGATGCGCGATCTGCGCACGTCCCAGCTGACACCGGTCGAGGATCAGCCGCTGGACCGGAGCGAGCGAGCGCGCGCACGCCAGAACTTCTGGCGGGCGGTGGTGGGCACGCGCAGCATTCTGCTCCGGGCCTCGCAGACCGGCCGACCGGCGCTTCGGCAGGCCAAGCGGGTGGTGCAACCGATCGTCGACAGCATCATGAAGAACGAGTACTCGATCATGGGCCTGGCCGCGCTGCGCAGCCATGACGAGTACACATTCGCGCACTGCGTGAATGTGAGCGTGCTGTCGGTGCGCATGGGCCAGGTGCTCGGTCTGTCGCGCGCGGCGCTCGCCAATCTGGGCGTGGCCGCGCTCCTGCACGATCTGGGCAAGCTCGCGATCGCGACCGACGTGCTGCAGAAGCCGGGGCAGCTCAACGACGCGGAGTGGGATCAGGTACACCGCCATCCGCTGGTCGGAGTGCTGATGATCTCCCGCATGCCGGGGCTCTCCCCGCTGACCCTCGAGGCGATGCGGGTCAGCCTGCAGCACCACATGAACGTGGACCATACCGGCTACCCGGGGCTCGAACGCCCCGCAGCGCTGGCCACGTTCTCGCGCATCGTGGCGGTGGCCGACTTCTTCGACGCGATCACCGCGCATCGCGCCTACCGGGCGCGGCCCTACACCGGGTTCGAGGCGCTCCGTCACATGATGGGGCCGGACCGCACGCACTTCGATCCCGCGGTGCTGTGGGCGCTGGTCCAGGGCATCGGCCTCTATCCGGCCGGCTCGGTGCTGCGCACCCGCTCGGGCCATCTGGCGATCAGCACCGCGCCGAACCCGCGCGATCTGCGCCGCCCGGTCTGCCGCATCCTCGCTCGTCCCAACGGCGAGTCGCTGCTCGATCGCACCGAGACCTGGAACCCGATGCCCCCGGAGGAGTCGGTGGCCCACGTGCTCGAGCCCGGCGAGCATCCGTTCGACGTGAACGAGCTGCTGGCGGCCTGA
- a CDS encoding ABC transporter permease, translated as MMVTETLRVALDALRANKLRSFLTMLGIVIGVAAVIAMVALGSGAQRSVKERIAALGTTLLSVSPGQARAGGGIASSTDRAPLTFEDADAISQRATHVLALQPELSRQLQVEFANHNTSTTITGTTANYLEVRNFSIATGRMFSNAEDAARRRVAVLGQQVVDDLGLPSADAIVGDFVRIDDKQFEVVGVLASKGQGAGFQNPDDQVLVPIQTARYRLIGSDRLRSINLLAPSEEEIPVTMAEVDRILRREHKLRPGQDDNFTIRNQSDFLNTLGETTQVFSLLLAGIAAVSLLVGGIGIMNIMLVSVTERTREIGIRKALGATQLNILLQFLIEAVVLCMMGGAIGVGLGAGAAIFLHQTFQWNTDVGASSVIIAFAFAAAVGILFGVWPARRAASLDPIEALRYE; from the coding sequence ATGATGGTCACCGAAACGCTTCGGGTGGCGCTCGATGCGCTTCGCGCCAACAAGCTGCGCTCGTTCCTCACCATGCTCGGCATCGTGATCGGGGTGGCCGCGGTGATCGCGATGGTCGCGCTGGGCAGCGGCGCCCAGCGCTCGGTCAAGGAGCGCATCGCGGCGCTCGGCACCACGCTGCTCAGCGTGAGTCCCGGTCAGGCGCGAGCGGGCGGTGGCATCGCCTCGTCCACCGATCGCGCACCGCTGACTTTCGAGGATGCCGATGCGATCAGCCAGCGCGCGACGCACGTGCTGGCGCTCCAGCCCGAGCTTTCTCGCCAGCTCCAGGTCGAGTTCGCGAACCACAACACCAGCACCACCATCACCGGCACCACGGCCAACTATCTCGAGGTACGCAATTTCTCGATTGCCACCGGTCGGATGTTCTCCAACGCCGAGGACGCCGCGCGGCGGCGGGTCGCGGTGCTCGGCCAGCAGGTGGTGGACGATCTGGGGCTGCCCTCGGCGGACGCGATCGTCGGCGACTTCGTGCGCATCGACGACAAACAGTTCGAAGTGGTCGGCGTGCTGGCGTCGAAGGGCCAGGGCGCCGGATTCCAGAACCCCGATGATCAGGTGCTGGTGCCGATCCAGACCGCCCGCTACCGGCTGATCGGCAGCGACCGGCTGCGGTCGATCAACCTGCTCGCCCCGTCCGAAGAGGAGATCCCGGTCACCATGGCCGAAGTGGATCGGATCCTGCGGCGCGAGCACAAGCTCCGTCCGGGACAGGACGACAATTTCACGATCCGCAACCAGTCGGATTTCCTGAACACGCTCGGCGAGACCACTCAGGTCTTCAGCCTGCTGCTCGCCGGCATCGCCGCGGTGAGCCTGCTGGTCGGCGGCATCGGCATCATGAACATCATGCTGGTCTCGGTGACCGAGCGCACCCGCGAAATCGGCATCCGCAAGGCGCTGGGCGCCACTCAGCTCAACATCCTGCTTCAGTTTCTGATCGAGGCGGTGGTGCTGTGCATGATGGGCGGGGCGATCGGCGTGGGCCTCGGCGCCGGCGCCGCGATTTTCCTGCATCAGACGTTCCAGTGGAACACCGACGTCGGCGCCTCTTCGGTGATCATCGCGTTCGCGTTCGCGGCCGCAGTCGGCATCCTGTTCGGCGTCTGGCCGGCGCGGCGTGCGGCCTCGCTCGATCCGATCGAAGCGTTGAGGTACGAGTAG
- a CDS encoding efflux RND transporter periplasmic adaptor subunit, whose protein sequence is MSIEAKRGWLRKPYVWGAAVVAIAAALFLLPRLRSAHKASAFISVEPVSRQDISVTVDATGTVEPIDLVEIKSKASGEIIKMPVQVGSVVKQGDLLAQVDPVNVKNQYDQAEAALHAAQAKLDISTAQKKRSDDLFAQQVITADEHESAILDFANAQAALVTARTNLELARQARDDATVRAPIGGTILSQAVTAGTVISSATLSVTGGTSLLTMADLQRIRMRTFVSESDIGNVRIGHPATVTVDAYPNRPFQGTVEKIEPQAVVQQSVTQFPVLISIVNEQGLLLPGMNGEVSMIVDDRPNALAIPVDAVRTAREIPAVATALGLDADSVKAEIQRQLADFAPSARRDSAGAPTAFGASDPGGGRWAARRDSMRAAGGWGGRAGGGRGGAGGDSLRRLRFAGGGFGGGRDSTRARGFGGGAGGAGGGFGGGGGSAGAFAGMGGRNGRASRAQVAFVQTPSGALEPRVVRLGISNFDYCEVLGGLKEGEQVVMLSVAEQQAKRQQDQDRLRQRMGTGLPGAGGGGGGGGGRGGGGAGGGGR, encoded by the coding sequence TTGAGCATCGAAGCGAAACGCGGCTGGCTCCGGAAGCCCTATGTGTGGGGCGCGGCGGTGGTGGCGATCGCCGCCGCACTCTTCTTGCTGCCTCGCCTCCGCTCCGCGCACAAGGCCAGCGCGTTCATTTCGGTCGAGCCGGTTTCGCGCCAGGACATCTCGGTCACCGTGGACGCCACTGGGACGGTCGAGCCCATCGATCTGGTCGAGATCAAGTCGAAAGCGTCGGGGGAGATCATCAAGATGCCGGTGCAGGTGGGCTCGGTGGTGAAACAGGGCGATCTGCTCGCCCAGGTGGATCCGGTCAACGTGAAGAACCAGTACGACCAGGCTGAGGCGGCCCTCCACGCGGCGCAGGCCAAGCTCGACATCTCGACGGCGCAGAAGAAGCGTTCCGACGATCTGTTCGCCCAGCAGGTGATCACCGCCGACGAGCACGAGAGCGCGATCCTCGACTTCGCCAACGCACAGGCTGCGCTGGTCACCGCGCGCACCAATCTCGAGCTGGCGCGTCAGGCGCGTGACGACGCGACCGTCAGGGCTCCGATCGGCGGCACCATCCTGTCCCAGGCGGTGACCGCGGGCACCGTGATCTCGTCGGCGACGCTGTCGGTGACCGGCGGCACCTCGCTGCTCACCATGGCCGATCTGCAGCGCATCCGCATGCGCACGTTCGTCAGCGAGAGCGATATCGGCAACGTCCGAATCGGTCATCCCGCGACCGTGACGGTGGACGCGTACCCGAATCGGCCGTTCCAGGGAACGGTCGAGAAGATCGAGCCGCAGGCGGTGGTGCAGCAGTCGGTGACTCAGTTCCCGGTGCTGATCTCGATCGTCAACGAGCAGGGGCTGCTGCTGCCAGGGATGAATGGCGAGGTCTCGATGATCGTGGACGATCGTCCCAACGCGCTGGCGATCCCGGTGGATGCGGTGCGCACCGCGCGCGAGATCCCCGCGGTCGCCACGGCGCTCGGCCTCGATGCGGATTCGGTGAAGGCCGAGATCCAGCGCCAGCTCGCCGACTTTGCCCCGAGCGCGCGCCGGGACTCGGCCGGCGCGCCGACTGCTTTCGGGGCCTCGGACCCGGGCGGCGGACGCTGGGCGGCGCGTCGCGATTCGATGCGCGCGGCCGGTGGCTGGGGTGGACGCGCCGGCGGCGGGCGGGGTGGAGCGGGAGGCGATTCGCTCCGGCGCCTCCGGTTCGCGGGCGGCGGATTCGGGGGCGGTCGGGACTCGACGCGCGCGCGCGGATTCGGTGGCGGCGCGGGCGGCGCCGGCGGCGGCTTCGGAGGCGGCGGAGGGAGCGCGGGCGCATTCGCCGGGATGGGCGGTCGCAACGGCCGCGCCAGCCGCGCGCAGGTCGCGTTCGTGCAGACTCCGAGCGGCGCGCTCGAGCCGCGGGTGGTGCGGCTCGGCATCAGCAATTTCGACTACTGCGAGGTGCTCGGCGGTCTCAAGGAGGGCGAGCAGGTGGTGATGTTGAGCGTGGCCGAGCAGCAGGCCAAGCGCCAGCAGGATCAGGATCGTCTGCGCCAGCGCATGGGCACTGGCCTGCCGGGCGCCGGCGGCGGTGGAGGTGGCGGCGGTGGCCGCGGCGGTGGCGGCGCCGGTGGAGGAGGACGCTGA
- a CDS encoding TolC family protein, producing the protein MLIAAASALLAMAGADSLPRPISLDQAIELAQKNSPAVVQAIGEQRTAAASVRSAYAAFIPSFTLSSGTTRQLPAQGPRTVVENGQVVILPTEPWSTNIGMGANVTLFAGGRRIFDLKQAHAQSDAADVGLVEQTYMVRLDVQQQYFNSLAAIESESAARAQLGQAQEQYKAAIVRLRAQTATRSDSLRAEIQIRNAQIALLQARSDLEVANATLTRMVATPYPVTAMAADTLDRPGLALEDDAILKLAGESPAVHSAETAVTSARAARNSAWAAYLPTITASYSRGGSGTSGDFSPWSGDLTYSGSLRFSMSLPVFDQLQREEQVTRADVALTNAEAQLRDARLAAQESAIQDLGVFHTSEEKLAAQVLTVAASEEDLRTQQQRYSVGTSTLLDLLTSQATLDQARQALIRARYDLRVARAQLEALLGRAL; encoded by the coding sequence ATGCTGATTGCAGCCGCCTCGGCGTTGCTGGCGATGGCGGGCGCGGACTCCTTGCCGCGCCCGATCTCGCTCGACCAGGCGATCGAACTGGCGCAGAAGAACTCGCCCGCGGTGGTGCAGGCGATCGGCGAGCAGCGCACCGCGGCCGCCAGCGTCCGATCGGCCTACGCGGCGTTCATTCCGAGTTTCACGCTCAGCTCCGGAACCACTCGCCAGCTTCCCGCGCAGGGGCCGCGCACCGTGGTCGAGAACGGCCAGGTGGTGATCCTTCCCACCGAGCCGTGGTCCACCAACATCGGGATGGGCGCCAACGTCACGCTGTTCGCGGGTGGCCGGCGCATCTTCGATCTGAAACAGGCGCACGCCCAGTCCGATGCCGCCGACGTGGGGCTGGTGGAGCAGACCTACATGGTGCGGCTCGACGTCCAGCAGCAGTATTTCAACTCGCTGGCGGCGATCGAGTCGGAATCGGCGGCTCGAGCCCAGCTCGGGCAGGCGCAGGAGCAGTACAAAGCCGCGATCGTGCGGCTGCGCGCGCAAACCGCGACGCGCTCGGATTCGCTGCGGGCCGAGATCCAGATCCGCAATGCGCAGATCGCGCTGCTTCAGGCGAGGTCGGATCTCGAGGTCGCCAACGCCACGCTCACCCGCATGGTGGCCACGCCCTATCCGGTGACGGCAATGGCCGCGGACACTCTCGATCGACCGGGGCTCGCGCTCGAGGACGACGCCATTCTCAAGCTCGCCGGCGAGAGCCCGGCCGTGCACTCGGCCGAGACCGCGGTGACCTCGGCGCGCGCCGCGCGCAACAGCGCGTGGGCGGCCTATCTGCCCACGATCACCGCCAGCTATTCACGGGGCGGCAGCGGCACGAGCGGCGATTTCAGCCCATGGAGCGGCGACCTGACCTACTCGGGCTCGCTACGCTTCTCGATGTCGCTGCCGGTGTTCGATCAGCTGCAGCGCGAGGAGCAGGTGACTCGCGCCGACGTGGCGCTCACCAACGCCGAGGCCCAGCTGCGCGACGCGCGGCTCGCGGCGCAGGAGAGCGCGATCCAGGACCTGGGGGTCTTTCACACCTCCGAGGAGAAGCTGGCGGCCCAGGTTCTCACCGTGGCCGCATCGGAAGAGGACCTGCGCACGCAGCAGCAGCGCTACTCGGTGGGGACCTCGACATTGCTCGACCTGCTCACGTCGCAGGCGACGCTCGACCAGGCGCGACAGGCCCTGATCCGGGCTCGCTACGATCTGCGCGTGGCGCGAGCGCAGCTCGAAGCGCTGCTGGGGCGGGCGTTGTGA
- a CDS encoding response regulator transcription factor, with product MNQTVLIIEDDARIADLIEKNLQSAGFDCHVSPDGGRALADFTRLKPALVVLDLGLPGIDGLEVTRRIRKESDVPILMVTARTGESDKLLGLEIGADDYVTKPFSTAELVARVRALLRRYSGTVTERVLELHGLRIDPGRRTVERDGQPIPLTTLEFDLLYFLAARPGRVFSRESLMQQVWGSDRIVDDRSIDSLVSRVRRKLEGESARPRFVQTVWGAGYRFAESEN from the coding sequence ATGAATCAGACGGTTCTGATCATCGAGGACGATGCCCGCATCGCGGACCTGATCGAGAAGAATCTGCAATCGGCGGGATTCGATTGCCACGTGTCGCCCGACGGAGGTCGAGCGCTGGCGGATTTCACCAGGCTCAAGCCCGCGCTGGTGGTGCTCGATCTCGGGCTGCCGGGAATCGACGGGCTCGAGGTCACGCGCCGCATTCGGAAGGAAAGCGACGTGCCCATTCTGATGGTGACGGCGCGGACCGGCGAGAGCGACAAGCTCCTCGGGCTCGAGATCGGCGCCGACGACTACGTGACCAAGCCGTTCAGCACTGCGGAGCTGGTGGCGCGGGTGCGGGCCCTGTTGCGGCGCTATAGCGGCACGGTCACCGAGCGGGTGCTCGAGCTGCATGGCCTCAGGATCGATCCGGGCCGCCGCACCGTCGAGCGCGACGGGCAGCCGATCCCGCTCACCACGCTCGAGTTCGATCTCCTCTACTTCCTGGCCGCCCGGCCCGGGCGGGTCTTTAGCCGCGAATCGCTGATGCAGCAGGTGTGGGGCAGCGACCGGATCGTGGACGATCGTTCGATCGACAGCCTGGTGAGTCGCGTGCGCCGCAAGCTCGAGGGTGAGTCGGCGCGCCCGCGCTTCGTGCAGACGGTGTGGGGCGCTGGATACCGGTTCGCGGAGTCCGAGAATTGA
- a CDS encoding ATP-binding protein, producing the protein MKRDSRHSLFWTIAGLFILVAVVGTLLQALVAVAVLGPLSQSEDRSRVEVALNGLISELVTVLPMSPTSIDTLLERHRRTLLPRAPWLFFRQSNGVVYSNPPGRERFARGILDGTHVPPPTTDPAGHAVNWNRLELLAREPVMRGSERLGELVAIRPVRPDDTSGSLGRLTPLLFLPIALILSMAAALVLLRLLVRRLRAIETLAARVAEGDLSVRIADPSGDEIGRLAERLDHMAQSLFEARERVEQSDRQRRQLFADITHELATPLTSIRGYAETLLDPQVNVSGDERGRFVRGVLEEARRLDRLIRDLFDLARLEAGATQLQRERLDWVALCRNTAERFSARFSDAGLRMEWGETIPEAWIHADGHRMEQVLENLLGNALRYVPVGGKVALSLTGTNGAGTYRLRVDDDGPGLSNEELSHVFERFYRAPGARGSASRDGGGSGLGLAIVREIVERHGGSVRAEATRPHGLAITIELPRQR; encoded by the coding sequence TTGAAGCGCGACTCACGGCACAGCCTGTTCTGGACCATCGCCGGGTTGTTCATTCTGGTGGCGGTGGTCGGAACGCTGCTGCAGGCCCTGGTCGCGGTCGCGGTGCTCGGCCCCCTCTCCCAGAGCGAGGACCGATCGCGCGTCGAGGTCGCCCTGAACGGCCTGATCTCGGAGCTGGTGACGGTGCTGCCGATGTCGCCCACCTCCATCGATACGCTGCTCGAGCGCCATCGCCGCACGCTGCTGCCTCGCGCGCCGTGGTTGTTCTTCCGCCAGTCGAACGGCGTCGTGTACTCGAATCCGCCCGGCCGCGAGCGCTTCGCCCGCGGCATACTCGACGGCACGCACGTGCCTCCTCCCACCACCGACCCCGCTGGGCACGCCGTCAATTGGAACCGACTCGAGCTGCTGGCGCGTGAACCGGTGATGCGCGGGTCGGAACGCCTCGGCGAGCTGGTGGCGATTCGCCCGGTACGGCCGGACGACACCTCCGGATCGCTCGGCCGGCTCACGCCTCTCCTTTTCCTTCCGATCGCGCTCATCCTCTCGATGGCGGCGGCGCTGGTGCTCCTGCGACTCCTGGTGCGCCGGCTCCGCGCCATCGAGACCCTGGCCGCGCGGGTCGCCGAAGGGGACCTGTCGGTGCGCATCGCCGATCCGAGCGGCGACGAGATCGGCCGGCTGGCCGAACGACTCGACCACATGGCGCAGAGCCTGTTCGAGGCGCGCGAGCGTGTCGAACAGAGCGATCGCCAGCGCCGCCAGCTGTTCGCCGACATCACCCACGAGCTGGCCACGCCGCTCACCTCCATCCGCGGCTATGCCGAGACGCTGCTCGATCCGCAGGTGAACGTCTCGGGCGACGAGCGCGGCCGCTTCGTCCGCGGCGTGCTGGAGGAGGCGCGAAGGCTCGATCGGCTGATCCGCGATCTGTTCGATCTCGCTCGGCTCGAGGCCGGCGCGACTCAGCTGCAGCGCGAGCGGCTCGACTGGGTGGCGCTCTGTCGCAATACCGCCGAGCGTTTCTCGGCTCGTTTCTCCGACGCCGGTCTGCGCATGGAGTGGGGTGAAACGATTCCCGAAGCCTGGATCCACGCCGACGGCCATCGCATGGAGCAAGTGTTGGAGAACCTGCTCGGCAACGCCCTTCGCTACGTCCCGGTCGGAGGCAAGGTCGCACTCTCGCTCACCGGCACCAACGGCGCCGGCACCTATCGGCTGCGGGTGGACGACGATGGCCCCGGGCTCAGCAATGAAGAACTCTCCCACGTGTTCGAGCGCTTCTACCGGGCACCCGGCGCGCGCGGCAGCGCCTCCCGCGACGGCGGCGGCTCGGGTCTCGGGCTCGCCATCGTGCGGGAGATCGTGGAGCGGCACGGCGGCTCGGTGCGCGCCGAGGCCACTCGTCCACACGGCCTGGCCATCACCATCGAATTGCCGCGGCAGCGTTGA
- a CDS encoding efflux RND transporter periplasmic adaptor subunit, with product MTTGCASATKSRAPRVPVAVARAESRSVPLTLAATGTVEPIQTAAVGSQVGGVVTRVAFREGDEVGQGQVLFELDPRPFRAALEQAEATLQKDRAQYESARLEADRAAKLVDQNLISQSEWDQDRATAEAAAASVRADSAAVITARLNLQYASIEAPISGKTGQLMVHVGNLIKAATSDPLVVINQIHPVRVHFTVPVGDVPLVQRYRDNHPMVEVRIPDSDTTVRRGALVFVDNAVDATTGTLLLKGEFENRDRALVPGQFVDVQLVLDVQKNKVVVPAPAVSRGQQGAFVYVLNADSTVAPRPVQVERSTDELAVLAGGVEPGETVITDGQLRLSPGAKVLVRAAKGGTP from the coding sequence ATGACGACGGGTTGCGCGAGCGCCACCAAGTCCCGTGCGCCGCGCGTTCCCGTGGCGGTGGCGCGCGCCGAGTCGCGCTCCGTGCCGCTCACCCTCGCCGCCACCGGCACGGTCGAGCCGATTCAGACTGCCGCGGTGGGTTCGCAGGTCGGCGGCGTGGTCACTCGTGTCGCCTTCCGCGAAGGCGACGAGGTCGGCCAGGGCCAGGTGCTGTTCGAGCTCGACCCCCGGCCGTTCCGGGCCGCCCTCGAGCAGGCGGAGGCCACGCTCCAGAAGGATCGCGCCCAGTACGAGAGCGCGCGGCTCGAAGCCGATCGTGCCGCCAAGCTGGTCGACCAGAACCTGATTTCGCAATCGGAATGGGACCAGGACCGCGCCACTGCCGAAGCCGCCGCGGCCTCGGTGCGCGCCGACTCCGCGGCGGTGATCACGGCGCGGCTGAATCTCCAGTACGCCTCGATCGAGGCGCCGATCTCGGGCAAGACCGGGCAGCTGATGGTGCATGTCGGCAACCTCATCAAGGCCGCCACCAGCGACCCGCTGGTGGTGATCAATCAGATCCACCCGGTCCGGGTGCATTTCACGGTGCCGGTCGGCGACGTGCCGCTGGTGCAGCGCTATCGCGACAACCATCCGATGGTCGAGGTGCGCATCCCCGATTCCGACACCACGGTCCGCCGGGGCGCGTTGGTGTTCGTCGACAACGCGGTGGACGCCACCACCGGAACCTTGTTGCTGAAGGGTGAGTTCGAGAATCGAGACCGGGCGCTGGTGCCGGGACAGTTCGTGGACGTGCAGCTGGTGCTCGACGTGCAGAAGAACAAGGTGGTGGTTCCCGCTCCCGCGGTGAGCCGCGGCCAGCAGGGCGCGTTCGTCTACGTGCTCAATGCGGATTCCACGGTCGCGCCGCGTCCCGTCCAGGTGGAGCGTTCGACCGACGAGCTGGCGGTGCTGGCCGGCGGCGTGGAGCCGGGCGAAACGGTGATCACCGACGGTCAGCTGCGCCTGTCGCCAGGCGCGAAAGTCTTGGTGAGAGCCGCGAAAGGCGGTACGCCATGA